One Lepus europaeus isolate LE1 chromosome 7, mLepTim1.pri, whole genome shotgun sequence DNA segment encodes these proteins:
- the LOC133763629 gene encoding olfactory receptor 9G1-like: protein MERTNHTVTEFILLGFTANPDMQLVLFVMFLGMYSLTVLGNTILTVLICNDSRLYTPMYFFIGNLSFLDLWLSCVYTPKILVTCISEDKSISFTGCVAQFFFSAGLDYSECYLLAAMAYDRYMAISKPLLYAQAMSFKLCAFLVTASYLGGFVTPWCFPC, encoded by the coding sequence ATGGAGAGGACCAATCACACAGTGACTGAGTTCATCCTACTGGGCTTCACGGCAAACCCTGATATGCAGCTGGTTCTCTTTGTCATGTTCCTAGGCATGTACTCTCTGACTGTGCTAGGAAATACCATCCTCACAGTGTTAATCTGTAATGACTCCCGCCTATACACACCCATGTATTTTTTCATTGGGAATTTATCTTTTCTGGATCTCTGGTTGTCCTGTGTCTACACTCCAAAGATCCTAGTGACCTGCATCTCTGAAGACAAAAGCATCTCCTTCACGGGCTGTGTGGCCCAGTTCTTTTTCTCTGCAGGGCTGGACTACAGTGAGTGCTACCTGCTGGCTGCCATGGCTTATGACCGCTACATGGCCATCTCCAAGCCACTGCTTTATGCCCAAGCCATGTCCTTCAAACTATGTGCATTTTTGGTAACAGCCTCTTACCTTGGTGGTTTTGTTACACCGTGGTGTTTCCCATGCTGA